A genome region from Micromonospora peucetia includes the following:
- the pdxS gene encoding pyridoxal 5'-phosphate synthase lyase subunit PdxS, with the protein MPETTAQNATASPVTGTARVKRGMAEMLKGGVIMDVVNAEQAKIAEDAGAVAVMALERVPADIRAQGGVSRMSDPDMIDGIINAVSIPVMAKARIGHFVEARILQALGVDYVDESEVLTPADYANHIDKWAFTVPFVCGATNLGEALRRITEGAAMIRSKGEAGTGDVSNATTHMRKIRQEIGRLGSLPADELYVAAKELQAPYELVKEVAESGKLPVVLFTAGGIATPADAAMMMQLGAEGVFVGSGIFKAGNPAQRAAAIVKATTFHDDPEVLAKVSRGLGEAMVGINVDEIPQPHRLAERGW; encoded by the coding sequence GTGCCCGAAACCACTGCCCAGAACGCCACCGCCAGCCCCGTCACCGGCACCGCCCGCGTCAAGCGCGGCATGGCCGAGATGCTCAAGGGCGGCGTGATCATGGACGTGGTCAACGCCGAGCAGGCCAAGATCGCCGAGGATGCCGGCGCCGTCGCGGTGATGGCGCTCGAGCGGGTGCCCGCCGACATCCGTGCCCAGGGCGGGGTGTCCCGGATGAGCGACCCCGACATGATCGACGGCATCATCAACGCCGTCTCCATCCCGGTCATGGCCAAGGCCCGGATCGGCCACTTCGTGGAGGCCCGGATCCTCCAGGCGCTCGGCGTCGACTACGTCGACGAGTCCGAGGTGCTGACCCCGGCCGACTACGCCAACCACATCGACAAGTGGGCCTTCACCGTCCCCTTCGTCTGTGGCGCGACCAACCTCGGCGAGGCCCTGCGCCGGATCACCGAGGGCGCGGCCATGATCCGCTCCAAGGGCGAGGCCGGCACCGGTGACGTCTCCAACGCCACCACCCACATGCGCAAGATCCGCCAGGAGATCGGCCGTCTCGGCTCGCTGCCGGCCGACGAGCTGTACGTGGCCGCCAAGGAGCTCCAGGCGCCGTACGAGCTGGTCAAGGAGGTCGCCGAGAGCGGCAAGCTGCCGGTGGTGCTGTTCACCGCCGGTGGGATCGCCACCCCGGCCGACGCCGCGATGATGATGCAGCTCGGCGCCGAGGGCGTCTTCGTCGGCTCCGGCATCTTCAAGGCCGGCAACCCGGCGCAGCGCGCCGCCGCGATCGTGAAGGCCACCACCTTCCACGACGACCCGGAGGTGCTGGCGAAGGTCTCCCGGGGTCTGGGCGAGGCGATGGTCGGCATCAACGTCGACGAGATCCCGCAGCCGCACCGCCTGGCCGAACGCGGCTGGTGA